From Sediminibacterium sp. TEGAF015, a single genomic window includes:
- a CDS encoding ROK family protein: MNSKQEIRNTTGAMEPLAIGIDIGGTGTKYGIVDRVGNLLFSGEMSTRNHMEVMPYIDDLYENIAPLIEQAGGIGRIKGIGIGAPNGNYYKNTIEYAANLPWKGIIPFGKMAEDKFKLPVVLTNDANAAAIGEMMYGAAQGMNDFIMITLGTGVGSGIVANGKLVYGHDGFAGELGHTIIIPDGRLHEGTQKKGSLESYASATGVRLSAIEFLQKSDKPSLLRNIPFNEIDSKKVYEAAIEGDELAKEIFEFTGKILGMALANFVMFSSPEAIVLFGGLTKAGDFILKPTREHMEANLIQVFENKVKILVSHLKESDAAILGASALVWEMK; this comes from the coding sequence ATGAATTCCAAACAAGAAATCAGAAACACAACAGGGGCTATGGAACCATTGGCAATTGGTATTGATATAGGTGGAACAGGCACCAAATATGGTATTGTTGACCGCGTTGGAAACCTATTGTTTTCCGGTGAAATGAGTACACGCAATCACATGGAAGTGATGCCTTATATTGATGACCTATACGAAAATATAGCTCCATTGATTGAGCAGGCTGGCGGAATTGGTAGAATTAAGGGAATTGGCATTGGTGCTCCAAACGGCAACTATTATAAGAACACCATTGAATACGCTGCTAATCTTCCATGGAAAGGGATTATCCCATTTGGTAAAATGGCAGAAGACAAATTTAAACTGCCTGTAGTACTTACCAACGATGCCAATGCAGCAGCCATCGGAGAAATGATGTACGGTGCAGCGCAAGGGATGAATGATTTTATCATGATTACCTTAGGCACAGGTGTAGGGAGTGGAATTGTTGCCAATGGGAAACTGGTATATGGGCATGATGGATTCGCTGGCGAATTGGGCCATACCATTATCATCCCGGACGGCAGATTACACGAAGGAACCCAGAAAAAAGGTTCATTGGAAAGCTATGCATCTGCAACCGGCGTTCGTTTGAGTGCAATTGAATTCCTGCAAAAAAGTGACAAGCCTAGTTTACTCAGAAATATACCCTTCAATGAGATTGATTCGAAAAAAGTATATGAAGCTGCCATCGAAGGTGATGAGCTAGCAAAAGAAATATTCGAGTTTACAGGGAAAATTTTAGGAATGGCCCTTGCCAATTTCGTCATGTTCTCCAGCCCTGAGGCAATTGTATTGTTCGGGGGGTTAACCAAAGCAGGCGATTTTATACTTAAGCCTACTCGCGAACATATGGAAGCCAACCTTATTCAGGTTTTTGAGAATAAAGTAAAAATACTGGTAAGCCATTTAAAGGAATCAGATGCGGCTATTCTGGGCGCTTCTGCCCTTGTTTGGGAGATGAAATAA